The Marivivens sp. LCG002 genome contains a region encoding:
- a CDS encoding AEC family transporter, with protein MLEIIGITFPVFGLIALGYAVVWKGLFSQDDLKVFGKYVLNIALPALLFSALARNPISEVFQPEYIAIYGIASLGSMGLSYLWFTLRPTGPARRAIAVMGAGCPNSGYLGLPILMLAFPNVAASAISMNLIVENLVMVPLSLLLLDLSRPRDGQSMAKLLGGIFLGILKRPMIIGMILGMLTSILGGHLPVPFERLTTLLAGSTAPIALMVIGGSLVGLPLQGNLSMALQIVVTKLILHPALAALIIMAGATLGLSGMDPTLAAALIVSASMPMLGIYAILAQDYGHAGMASMAMLGSVVFGFFTSSALLFLLL; from the coding sequence ATGCTCGAGATCATCGGGATCACCTTTCCGGTCTTCGGCCTCATCGCCTTGGGCTATGCCGTCGTCTGGAAGGGCCTTTTCTCCCAAGATGATCTCAAGGTCTTCGGCAAATACGTCCTGAATATCGCGCTTCCCGCGCTCCTCTTTTCTGCGCTCGCCCGCAACCCGATCTCCGAGGTGTTCCAACCCGAGTATATCGCGATCTACGGCATCGCGTCGCTCGGCTCGATGGGCCTAAGCTACCTTTGGTTCACGCTGCGCCCCACGGGGCCCGCCCGCCGCGCCATCGCGGTCATGGGCGCGGGCTGTCCGAACTCGGGCTACCTCGGCTTGCCCATCCTGATGCTTGCCTTCCCGAATGTCGCGGCCAGCGCGATCTCGATGAACCTGATCGTCGAAAACCTTGTGATGGTGCCGCTTTCGCTCCTGCTGCTCGACCTCTCGCGGCCGCGCGACGGCCAGAGCATGGCCAAACTGCTCGGCGGTATCTTTCTCGGCATTCTGAAACGCCCGATGATCATCGGCATGATCCTCGGTATGCTGACCTCGATCCTCGGCGGGCATCTCCCCGTCCCGTTCGAGCGCCTCACGACCCTCCTTGCAGGCTCCACCGCCCCGATTGCTCTGATGGTGATCGGTGGCTCTCTGGTCGGTCTGCCGCTTCAGGGCAACCTCTCCATGGCGCTCCAGATCGTAGTGACCAAGCTGATCCTCCACCCCGCTCTCGCCGCGCTCATCATTATGGCGGGGGCAACGCTCGGCCTCTCGGGGATGGACCCGACACTTGCCGCCGCGCTCATCGTCTCGGCGTCCATGCCCATGCTCGGCATCTACGCCATCCTCGCACAGGACTACGGCCACGCAGGCATGGCCTCTATGGCCATGCTCGGAAGCGTCGTCTTCGGCTTCTTCACCAGCTCGGCGTTGTTATTTCTGCTGCTCTAG
- a CDS encoding DMT family transporter encodes MDLRAVAMGIAFALMWSSAFTSARVIVEYAPPMTALALRFLVSGGLGIAIAFAFGQSAKLSRAQWRSTVIFGVCQNALYLGLFFLAMQTIEASVAAIVAATMPLIVAIFGWAFLGDRPNGLGMVGLVAGIIGVAIIMGARLSGGIDTFGLGICVIGVIALAIATLSVRGASSGGNLLMIVGLQMLIGSAVLSVPAAIFETLEITWSVELVVAFAYTTLVPGLLATFVWFLLVQRIGAVKAATFHFLNPFFGVAIAAALLGEHIGTLDYLGVAIIAGGILAVQLSKQQRLEQQK; translated from the coding sequence ATGGACCTTAGAGCAGTGGCAATGGGCATCGCGTTTGCGTTGATGTGGTCTTCGGCTTTCACCTCGGCGCGGGTGATCGTTGAATATGCACCGCCGATGACGGCGCTTGCCTTGCGGTTTCTGGTTTCGGGCGGCTTGGGGATTGCGATTGCATTCGCTTTTGGGCAAAGCGCCAAGCTGAGCCGCGCGCAGTGGCGCTCGACCGTGATTTTCGGGGTCTGCCAGAACGCGCTTTACCTTGGGCTCTTTTTCCTTGCCATGCAGACGATCGAGGCTTCGGTTGCGGCGATTGTGGCGGCGACGATGCCCTTGATCGTGGCGATTTTCGGCTGGGCCTTCCTTGGGGATCGCCCGAACGGGCTTGGCATGGTCGGACTTGTCGCGGGGATCATCGGGGTTGCCATCATCATGGGCGCGCGTCTGAGCGGCGGGATCGATACGTTTGGGCTTGGGATCTGTGTGATCGGGGTGATCGCGCTGGCGATTGCAACGCTTTCGGTGCGGGGCGCGTCATCAGGAGGAAACCTGTTGATGATCGTCGGGCTACAGATGCTTATCGGGTCGGCGGTTCTCTCGGTGCCTGCGGCGATCTTCGAGACGCTGGAGATCACGTGGAGCGTCGAGCTTGTCGTTGCCTTTGCCTATACGACGCTGGTGCCCGGATTGCTGGCGACCTTTGTCTGGTTCCTTTTGGTGCAGCGCATCGGGGCGGTGAAGGCCGCGACTTTCCACTTTCTCAACCCGTTCTTCGGGGTCGCGATTGCCGCGGCTCTTTTGGGCGAGCATATCGGGACGCTCGATTACCTTGGGGTGGCGATTATCGCGGGTGGTATCCTTGCGGTGCAACTGTCGAAACAGCAGCGCCTAGAGCAGCAGAAATAA
- a CDS encoding HU family DNA-binding protein has protein sequence MAKPMTKAQLVAAIADDAGTDKKTAAASLEALLAIITKEVSAGGAVTLPGVGKIYCRERPERMVRNPATGEQIKKESDKVVKMTIAKALKDSVNG, from the coding sequence ATGGCAAAGCCGATGACCAAAGCCCAGCTCGTAGCTGCAATCGCTGACGACGCAGGCACCGACAAGAAGACCGCAGCTGCTAGCCTTGAGGCGCTTCTTGCTATCATCACCAAAGAAGTTTCCGCCGGCGGCGCAGTGACCCTGCCCGGCGTTGGCAAAATCTACTGCCGCGAGCGTCCAGAGCGTATGGTGCGCAACCCCGCCACCGGCGAGCAGATCAAAAAAGAGTCCGACAAGGTCGTCAAGATGACCATCGCCAAAGCGCTCAAGGACAGCGTGAACGGCTAA